One window of Triticum dicoccoides isolate Atlit2015 ecotype Zavitan chromosome 5A, WEW_v2.0, whole genome shotgun sequence genomic DNA carries:
- the LOC119298737 gene encoding protein NRT1/ PTR FAMILY 2.11-like — protein MEANKPRQQQEEEEHKAMSKEQTAMKAVSEEAGSSSSDAGGGEEEAGAVHNHRGWKAMPYVIGNETFEKLGTIGTLSNMLVYLTTVYHMPSVNAATLLNVFSGTSNLATVLGAYVSDTYLGRYTTITAATMSSFVGMLILTLTAAIHTLHPPACSASKGQQCEGPTGSQLAAILVSFFFLVVGAGGIRPCNLAFGADQFNPHTADGRRGIASFFNWYYFTFTVAMMLSATVIIYLQSNVNWALGLAVPAALMGLSCAVFFMGTRLYVRVRPEGSPFTSFAQVLVAAARKRHLRRARGDAELFDPPHQSKLVSKLAYTDQFACLDKAAVRTPDDALCVDGKTPADPWRLCTLQQVEEVKCLARIIPVWSSGIVYFIVLTQLGTYVVLQAAQMDRRISKSSSFQIPQGSFVVFQMLALTTWIPVYDRFVVPALRRFTKREGGITLLQRIGVGLALSVATMVVSAAVEQRRRKVGSSMSCFWLVPQQLLAGLSEAFGAIGQIEFYYRQFPENMRSVAGALYFLGFAMASYASGLMVMVVHRATRGRDGQPDWLAQDLDEGRVDLFYLVTAAIAAVNLVYFVICARWYRFKKSDDAGAGDVELDDDGPKKAGAGLA, from the exons ATGGAAGCAAATAAGCCTcggcagcagcaggaggaggaggagcacaagGCCATGAGCAAGGAGCAGACGGCGATGAAGGCCGTCTCCGAGGAGGCCGGGTCGTCGTCCTCggacgccggcggcggcgaggaggaggcgggcgCCGTCCACAACCACCGCGGATGGAAGGCCATGCCGTACGTCATAG GGAACGAGACGTTCGAGAAGCTCGGGACGATCGGCACGCTGTCGAACATGCTGGTGTACCTGACGACGGTGTACCACATGCCGAGCGTCAACGCCGCCACCCTCCTCAACGTATTCTCCGGCACCAGCAACCTCGCCACCGTCCTGGGCGCCTACGTCAGCGACACCTACCTCGGCCGCTACACCACCATCACCGCCGCCACCATGTCCTCCTTCGTCGGCATGCTCATCCTCACGCTCACGGCCGCCATCCACACCCTCCACCCTCCCGCGTGCAGCGCGTCCAAGGGGCAACAGTGTGAGGGCCCCACTGGGTCCCAGCTCGCCGCCATCCTGGTGTCCTTCTTCTTCCTGGTCGTCGGTGCGGGAGGCATCCGGCCATGCAACCTCGCCTTCGGGGCCGACCAGTTCAACCCGCACACCGCCGACGGTCGTCGCGGCATCGCCAGCTTCTTCAACTGGTACTACTTCACCTTCACGGTCGCCATGATGCTCTCGGCAACCGTCATCATCTACCTCCAGAGCAACGTtaattgggcgctagggctcgccgTGCCCGCCGCGCTCATGGGCCTCTCATGCGCCGTCTTCTTCATGGGCACGCGCCTCTACGTCCGTGTACGCCCCGAGGGCAGCCCCTTCACAAGCTTCGCCCAAGTCCTCGTCGCCGCAGCCCGCAAGCGCCACCTCCGTCGGGCTCGCGGCGACGCCGAGCTGTTCGACCCACCGCACCAGAGTAAGCTCGTCTCCAAGCTGGCATACACCGACCAGTTCGCGTGCCTCGATAAAGCGGCCGTGCGGACCCCCGACGACGCGTTGTGCGTCGACGGGAAGACGCCGGCAGACCCATGGCGGTTGTGCACGCTGCAGCAGGTGGAGGAGGTCAAGTGCCTGGCGCGCATCATTCCGGTGTGGTCGTCGGGGATCGTCTACTTCATCGTGCTCACCCAGCTGGGCACCTACGTCGTGCTCCAGGCCGCGCAGATGGACCGCCGGATCAGCAAGTCCAGCAGCTTCCAGATCCCGCAGGGCTCCTTCGTCGTCTTCCAGATGCTCGCCCTCACGACGTGGATCCCTGTCTACGACCGGTTCGTGGTGCCGGCGCTCCGCCGCTTCACGAAGCGCGAGGGCGGCATCACCCTGCTCCAGCGGATCGGCGTCGGGTTGGCGTTGTCCGTGGCGACGATGGTGGTCTCAGCGGCCGTCGAGCAGCGACGACGGAAGGTCGGCTCGTCGATGTCGTGCTTCTGGCTGGTGCCGCAGCAACTGCTGGCGGGCTTGTCGGAGGCGTTCGGCGCCATCGGGCAGATTGAATTCTACTACCGGCAGTTCCCGGAGAACATGCGGAGCGTGGCGGGGGCGCTCTACTTCCTGGGGTTCGCCATGGCGAGCTACGCAAGCGGGCTGATGGTGATGGTGGTGCACCGGGCGACGCGCGGGCGGGACGGTCAGCCTGACTGGCTGGCGCAGGACCTGGACGAGGGTAGGGTCGACCTATTCTACCTGGtcaccgccgccatcgccgccgtgaACCTCGTCTACTTTGTGATCTGTGCACGGTGGTACAGGTTCAAGAAGTCCGACGATGCCGGCGCCGGAGATGTGGAGCTCGACGACGACGGCCCGAAGAAGGCTGGCGCTGGTTTAGCTTAG